The nucleotide window ACATGGTTATTTATGCTTCATCACAACATTGCTATTTTGACAAATTCCTTTTATCTATCTCAGCATAGTAATCTAAGATTGGTGACCTTCGCTCAACTattgtttttcaaaaaataaaaaaaaagagtaaaaacCAATAAGATGTTTCTCGATGTTCCTTCACACAAAGAGAATCAATAATACTATTCTGTACACTATGGTGTTTTATTAGTAAGACGGCAGAGAAATAAACATGTCAGCAAATGTATTGTTCTGTGGCCCAAAtacaagattaagaggaagatggAAATCCTGCTCAGAAAGATCCACCTCAACATTTTTTAAGACCTTATGACCAAAAAAGAATTCTGGATATAAAAAAGTGAGAAACAAAGTTGGAGCTAGTAAAAACGGAAGACGCAGATCCCACACACATTTTAGTCCCCCAAAATATTAAATCCAGAAAACAATTTACCTGGGCAGCAGTTAACTAAACAATGAGAGTTTTTGAGTATATGCTCAACAAATTAGATTGATCAATATGCATGCAATGATGCTATGGGTATTCatggttcctttcaagtgatgcaGGGGGCAGAACAAATAGAAGTATATAGCACTTGGTACCGGTTTACCTGGAGTATTCCAACAGCAGCAAATTTGTCCTTGATTGTTTTTGATTTCACTGGATTTAGATCCAGTGGCTCTAACAGGGCTTCCACACACTGAAAGCAACCAATCATTAGCATAAAAGATTTTCCCTGCAACATCACTACTGGCAGATGGCATTTCTGTGCCCACCTTTGAGGTATAATTTTCATCCCAATATGTGTAGGTTAGGCCATTAAGTCTCCCTGTGTTGCGTAGATCCTCCATGAACAGCCTAACTTGCACAGCCTTCTCCAAAGCACAATCAGAAAATCAGGGATTAGAAGGTTCAAACATCGAAACATAAGATTTCATGAACAGTGTACCTCTACACTTGATTGACCCCACAAGCAGAATGGATAACCAACAACGAATCCCACGAGAGAATGCTGAGAAACCTGTGAAAGAGAATTGAATGTGAGGCAAATGCTTGCTTTAATGCTTTAAATGTTCATCAAACTGCTTACTTCAACCTGAACCTATTAATCAGACTGTTTACTGCAACTTAGGAACCAAGGAAAGGTATCGATCCACATACCAACTTCTGGAAAACTTTAGCCATGATATCAATGTTTGTCTTCTTCCTGACTAAGACACTGCATCAGAAATCTAAAGTTATTTATTGTATATAAATCACAAAACTGCATAACATCAGTGAAAAAATAATTGCAAAACAAACAGAACCAAAGATATGTTGGTATACTCTATCAGCAAAAGTATGGATGCCAATTCTAAAATATAAACTATTTGACATAAGTTTTAATCCAAGACACCAATGCAAATGCATAGGCACTCAGATATGCAGTTAAGTTGCTAAgcagataaaataaaatatgataggCTCCTAGACTTGAAACATTACATTTTTCAGTCAATTAACTGCAATGATCAAGGACCACATCAAAGAAAATCAAGTCTGTACTCCAAGAGAAGAAAACTTAAGATCCTAAGCATTATGACATGTGACTCTAAATATTGCACGAAAGGTGATATAGAATTACTTAATAAAAAGTCCACATGAACAAATGAATCTCTGTGAATATGGGCTGCAATATATGGTACGAGAACATAAATCATACAACATCTTCAGTGGAATAAGCCTATTACACTTATGTCAATGCAGGAGGTAGCAAAATAGATTCCATGAAAATAACGTCTCTTGATCAACCTATGCTCCCGATATTTGTTTATAGACTACAAGTTCAGCTCTCAATCACACAACTTTTGCACCATCATCTTTGCTTTTCCAGTTTCCTAAAATGAGTAACGATCTATTTAATTTCGGAGTATATGTTATACCAATACCCTACAGAAGTCACTATACCAATGAGTGAATCATTCATGGAAATACAAAAGACACTACCTTCCAGGTGATGCTATTCGATTAGCAACATCTGAAACAGCCAACCCAACATATCTCTGCCCAACATCTAATCCCAGTAATCGTCCTTTTTGCACGGCACCCGAACTGCACAGCTTCTGGAACAACTCCACAGGCTCAATTACCTTCATCTGTTCCTTCTTGAAGCAATGCAACCGATGTAACCGGATACTCAAGAAGGCTGGCACCACGCACCAACCTAGTGATCTAAAATGGACAATAAGCTTACTTTAGCTCCAGAATTGAAGTTGTTCGCAATATGAAGCAAAAAGATATGGAGAAACTAAGCAGATTAAAGAACATTTAACGAGAAACCTTGCGAAACTCGAGTACTGTCTGTAACATGAAGCAAAGGATAAGGTGCAGTAAGGAAGAAGGACCACTAATACACATAATGACTCATCGTGACACCATATCTCATATCAACGACAACGTAATCGAGAAGATAGCGGACCAAGAAAAAGCGATCTCTACGATCATCATCCTTTCGGCCATTCGCCATCCTCTTTAGGATGGGTGAagacgtttcgcaagtagaagagTACCTGAAGAACAGCCGTCGCCGCCGTCGAAGAGGGAAAGAGGCCACGGGGTAGGCGTTGAGGCCAGCGGTTAGGGTTTCGGAGAGTGGAAGGGTTGCCGACGCGGGTCGGGTTATGGCCCTCATCCGGATTCAATTTGGGTCGGGTTGCGCGACCCGTGATGGCAATACCGCCGCCCAAGCCCGTTTAAATCAGATATGAGTTGGATTAGGTTCGACACAAACTGCACCACCCTGAGAGACTGGTTGCCGACAAGAGGGAAAGAGGGAAAGAGTACCTGAAGAACAGCCGTCACCGCCGTCGAAGAGGGAAAGAGGCCACGGGGTAGGCGTTGAGGCCAGTGGCTAGGGTTTCGGACAGTGGAAGGGTTGCCGACGCGGGTCGGGTTATGGCCCTCATCCGGATTCAATTTGGGTCGGGTTGCGCGACCCGTGATGGCAATACCGCCGCCCAAGCCCGTTTAAATCAGATATGAGTTGGATTGGGTTCGACCCAAACTGCACCACCCTGAGAGACTGGTTGCCGACAAGAAATCTCTCGATCTCCTATCTCTCGCCGGCAGCACCCACGCTGGTAAGCCAATGGCACCGCGACGCGATTACGTGTCGACAGCTCTTGTCCCGTTAAAAGAGCTGAGCCGGTCGCGTAACGCTTTGACGGAGTCCGAACTAAATAAACCGTAGCAGTAACGTGAAGGCAAATAGAAGCCGCTCCTCGTGGGTGACTTGTTTCTGTTTCGGATAACAGATATGGTGGTGTTGCCAAAACCGCTCTTCCTCGTCCCTCACCCTCTAACGACGTACGTGCGTGCTTCCAACCACCCTTTCCTCTGCCTCCATTtcatctcctcctccccttcccgGGTCATCGTGCACCTGACTCCCTCCCATTGCCGCCTGTACTGACGCAGGAGCTCGCCGGCCCTCCCCATGCACGCCGGTTGATTTCCTGTGTCGCAGCTAGCTGATGAAATGACCGGACCTGAGAGGTATGGGGCGTCGACGGCGACAATTGCGGGAACAccattcttctccctcttcttcttgctCTCCCTTTTCTCCTCTGCCTGCGCCCGATCCGGCGGAGGATCCGCCTCGGCGCCCGTCAGGTTTTCTCCCTCCGACAGCTACCTCCTCAACTGCGGCGCGCCGAAGAGCACCCAGCTCGACGACGGCCGCGTCTTCCGCTCTGACCCCcagtcctcctccttcctctcgaCCGATGAAGACGTGAAGGTCGCCGCTGACAACTCGACGGCGAACACTTCGGTGTCCCCGCTGTACCTCACCGCGAGGGTCTTCCCGGCGGAGTCCACCTTCAGCTTCTTCATCTCCAAGCCCGGCCGCCACTGGGTCCGATTTCACTTCTACCCGTTCCCCGCTGCGGACTACAACCTCATGTCGGCGGCCTTCACTGTCAGCACCGAGGATATCGTCCTCCTCCACGAATTCAGCCCGCCAGCCCCGCCTTCCCCGTTCCTCAAGGAGTACCTCATTCCCATCGACCGCGACAGGGTGTCGCTCGTCTTCTCCCCCAGGAAGGGCCGTATCGCGTTCATCAACGCCATTGAGGTCGTGTCTGCGCCCGATAACCTCATCGTCGACGCGGCCACAGGCATCTCTCCCCAGGGTCAATTCACCGGCGTCTCCAAGTATTCTCTTGAGGTCATGCA belongs to Musa acuminata AAA Group cultivar baxijiao chromosome BXJ1-11, Cavendish_Baxijiao_AAA, whole genome shotgun sequence and includes:
- the LOC103970796 gene encoding uncharacterized protein LOC103970796 isoform X2 produces the protein MKVIEPVELFQKLCSSGAVQKGRLLGLDVGQRYVGLAVSDVANRIASPGSVLVRKKTNIDIMAKVFQKLVSQHSLVGFVVGYPFCLWGQSSVEAVQVRLFMEDLRNTGRLNGLTYTYWDENYTSKCVEALLEPLDLNPVKSKTIKDKFAAVGILQGYLDNMNRKLKSGNLARE
- the LOC103970796 gene encoding uncharacterized protein LOC103970796 isoform X1 — protein: MRAITRPASATLPLSETLTAGLNAYPVASFPLRRRRRLFFRSLGWCVVPAFLSIRLHRLHCFKKEQMKVIEPVELFQKLCSSGAVQKGRLLGLDVGQRYVGLAVSDVANRIASPGSVLVRKKTNIDIMAKVFQKLVSQHSLVGFVVGYPFCLWGQSSVEAVQVRLFMEDLRNTGRLNGLTYTYWDENYTSKCVEALLEPLDLNPVKSKTIKDKFAAVGILQGYLDNMNRKLKSGNLARE